A stretch of DNA from Endozoicomonas sp. 8E:
ATCACCAGAATATCGGGCGAGACACTGGAAACAACGGTCAGCAGGTCCTCATTCTGTCCCTGTCGCTTAATGACTTGATAGCCAAACTCATTAAGTGCCTGGTTTAAAACAGACAGTCGAGCCGAACGGTCTCCAATCAATAACACCGAACCCATAACCTGTAACACTCTCTATCCCTGAAAAGATAACTATTCACAGGTTCTTTTAAGCAAGGGCTGTACCAGAGCAACCTGGAACAGGTTTAGCATTCAGAATCAGCCTCCTGTTTCGGAAACGAAATCGATGCAAACGCCTGATGCCTGGCCAGTTGGATGTCTCAGACTTCCACGATCCGAAGCTCTTTGGGCATGCTAAAAACAATATTCTCTTGCTCCCCTTCCAGTTCTTCGGGCTCTTCGGCGCCTAATTCAATCAACCGATTGATGACACCTTTCACCAGCACTTCGGGGGCTGAAGCGCCTGCGGTAATACCCAGACTCTCTTTGCCTTCCAGCCACTCAGGCTGAATGTCATGGGCTCCGTCAACAAGATAAGCTGACGCCCCTGTTCTTTCGGCTAATTCTCTGAGGCGGTTGGAGTTGGAACTGTTCACAGAACCTACCACAAAAACTGCATCGCATTCAGATGCCAGAGCCTTCACGGCATCTTGACGATTTTGAGTGGCGTAGCAGATATCGTCTTTGCGCGGTCCATTAATTTCAGGGAACTTGACTCTTAGTGCATCTATCACTCTGGCAGTATCATCCATAGACAGTGTCGTCTGTGTGACATAAGCAAGATGTTTCGGATCTTTCACTGTCAGTTTCCAAACATCGTCTTCTGTTTCGACGAGGTACATCTTCCCGCCTTTAGAGTCGTCGTATTGGCCCATGGTACCTTCCACCTCGGGATGACCATCATGACCAATCAGAATACACTCCATACTATCCCGGGAGTAGCGCACAACTTCCATATGGACTTTTTTGACCAGAGGACAGGAGGCATCAAAGACTTTCAAGCCACGACGGGCAGCCTCTGCTTCGACCGCTTTGGAAACACCGTGAGCACTGAAAATAACAATAGAATCATCCGGTATCTGATGGAGCTCCTCAACAAATATGGCACCACGCTGTTTGAGGTTTTCTACCACAAACTTGTTGTGAACGACTTCGTGACGCACATAAATAGGAGGCTCAAAAACATCCAGAGCCCGGTTTACAATGTCGATAGCCCGGTCGACGCCTGCACAGAATCCCCGGGGATTTGCCAGCCTGATTTTCATGCCTCTGCGCTCTTGTCTGGTGTATGAGTTTCTGGTGTATGAGTCGCTTGCGTGATATTCAGAACGTTCACTTCAAACAACAGTTCTTTACCTGCCAGCGGATGATTAAAGTCCACTTCAACATGGCTCTCTGTCAAACCAGTAATGACGCCAGCCAGCTCAGAGTTGGCCGCATCCGCAAAAGAAACGACTAAACCTTCCTGCAACTCCATATCATCAGAGAACGTGTCTCGGGAAAACTCCCTGACGTTCTCAGGATTAGGCATACCAAAAGCACCGACGGGTGGAATTCTGAAACTGCCCTGGTCACCCTCGGACAAGCCATAAATCACCTGCTCAAAGCCCTGAGGCAGGTTTCCATCCCCCACAACGAATGTAGCAGGCTGGCCATCAAAATTACTGTCTACCACCTGCCCGTCTTCCAGTTTCAGGGCAAAGTGCAGTGTTACCTGCCTTCCCGGTCCTACCACAACATCAGACATTGTTTTTCTAAACCCGCTTTCGAAAAATCCATTCATACATAAACAACGATTGCCGCCATCTTAAAGATTCCAGGTGCCTCACGACATAATTTCAGCTACGACTGTTATGTTGAGGCCGGAAGATATCCAGAACTAACATGGCTGCACCGGAGCTTATGGCCATATCCGCCAGGTTAAAGGACGGGAAATACCAACCGTCATAATACACCAACAGAAAATCCACGACGTAACCATTCATGACCCGATCATAAAGATTGCCCAGTGCACCTCCCAGTATCAAGGCCATTGAGCAGGCCTGCCACCTTTCTTCTTTCTTCATTCGGGCAAGCCAGCTGACCAGCATCAGGCTGACGACGGATGCCACCCCCACAAAAAGCCACCGTTGCCAGCCACTCTGATCACTCAGAAAACTGAAAGCGGCGCCGGTATTATAAGCCAGAGTCAGTGAGAAAAAGGATGGAATAACAGGCACCTGCTCATAAAGGTATAAGCTATCCACTATGCGATGCTTGACCACCTGATCCAGAATCAGAACCACTCCACTGATCCACAACCAGTGGAGCATTCCCCAGGATTTTTTTCTCATACTGTTGAGGCCCTTTAAATCTGTTTTAGTGAGTCCCAGTCAAATCTTATGCCGAGTTGTATAAGTGTCGATATGGTTACAAACCGAAATAGAAGATAAAGCTCTATATCTATAACCGGAGAAGGTGACTTTTCCTTGTCTGTCTGACTGTTCTCGCAGTCAAAAAACAGAGTACCAGTGGGTGAAAAAAATGCCCGTACACTACCAGGCATTTCTGATTCATGACGATCAATCAGGCAAATCTTCTGACCTCACCTTCACCGTCAACATTTTCAACACAACGCCCGCAGAGTGTTGTGTGTGCTTCAATAGTGCCAACGTCTTCACGACGGTGCCAGCAACGCTCACACTTCTCATGCTCTGACTTGCGCACAGCAACCTTCAAACCCTCAACTTCGGTATCCACAGCCTTTACAGCTTCAGGCAGAGGCTTCAGTTCAGCCTTGGAAGTAATCAGGACAAAGCGCAGTTCATCGCCCAGTTTGCCCAGCGTTTCCAACAGTGAGTCATTGGCAAACAAGGTCACTTCTGCTTCCAGTCCGCCACCGATCACACTCTCTTTACGAGCGTCTTCAAGCGCCTTATTGACTGCGTGTTTTACGGTCATGACAGAGTTCCAGTAATCTGCTCCCAATTCATCACCTTCCAGGCTTTTCAGGTCTTCATACCAGGTTTCCAGCAGAACAGACTTGCTGCGCGAGCCGGGAATGGACTGCCAGATCTCATCGGCCGTAAAGCTGGTGATGGGAGCAATCCACCGGGCAAAGGCTTCAACAATATGGAACATAGCCGTCTGACAGCTTCGACGCGCCAGACTATCTGACCGGGTTGTATACTGACGATCCTTGATGATATCCAGATAGAAACCGCCCAGATCCAGAGAGCAGAAATTATGTACTTTCTGGTAAACATTAAGGAAGTTATAGCTGTCATAGGCGTCAATGACTTCTTTCTGCAAACCCACGGCGCGATCCACGGCCCAGCGATCAAGAGACAGCATATCATCCCAGGCCACACTGTCGGTTTCAGGGTTGAAGCCGTTAAGGTTAGACAACAGGAAACGAGCCGTGTTACGAATACGACGATAGCTGTCTGCCGTGCGCTTGAGGATTTCATCGGACACGGTCATTTCTGCGGTGTAGTCCGTTGCAGACACCCAGAGACGCAAAATATCCGCACCCAGTGACTTGAATACCTTCTGGGGAGCAATAACATTACCCAAAGACTTGGACATCTTGCGACCATTGGCATCCACTGTGAAACCATGGGTCAGGAGCTGCTTGTAAGGTGGTACACCTTTAGCAGCAATGCCGGTCTTCAGGGAAGACTGAAACCAGCCACGGTGCTGGTCAGAACCTTCTACATAGATATCCGCAGGGGACTGCAAACCTTCGCGACGATCCAACACAGAGTAGTGGGTGACACCGGAGTCAAACCATACATCCAGAGTGTCTGTCACCTTCACATAGTGCTCAGCATCTTCTGCTGATAACAGATCAGCAGGCTCCAGATCAAACCAGGCATCCATACCTTCCTGCTCGACTTTCAAGGCCACTTTTTCAATGAGCGCAGAGGTATCAGGATGCAGCTCTTCGGTTTCCTTGTGAATAAACAGGGCAATGGGCACACCCCAGGTACGCTGACGAGAGATACACCAGTCAGGGCTCTGACCCAGCATGGACTCCATACGGTTACGACCCCAGTCTGGAGTGAACCTGACATCATCCAGTGACTTCATGGCTTTGCTCAGCAGGCCTTCTTTTTCCATGCTGATAAACCATTGAGGTGTCGCACGGAAAATCAGGGGCGTTTTGGTTCTCCAGCAGTGTGGATAGCTGTGCACCATTTTGGCCTGAGCCAAAAGACGACTATTTGCTTCTAACGTTGCAACAATCGTTGGATCAATCTTGTAAACATGTTCACCGGCAAAACGTTCAACATGACTGCGATAAATACCAGCATCATCCAGATAGTTCAGTGTGCCAATGCCGTACTTTTTACCGACATTAAAGTCATCGACACCATGGTCAGGTGCAGTATGCACACAGCCGGTACCGGCGTCGGTGGTGACATGATCACCCAGAATCAGGGGAATTTCACGATGATAGAATGGATGAGCTACTTTTTTGCCTTCAAGCCGGGCACCCAAGGTACGGGCGATGATAGTGTAGTCTTCAATACCATAGCGTTGCATGGCAGATTCAACCAACTGTTCGCCAAGAATCAGTCGTGCAGGCTGACCATTAACCTGACACTGAATCAGGGCATAACTCAGTTCTGCACCCAGTGTTACTGCCTGGGAGGATGGCAGAGTCCACGGCGTTGTGGTCCAAATGACAACGGCGACTTCGCCTTCACCCTGCTCATTACCCTTGCCATCACTGTCAAAATCGAAAGCGGACAGTAAATCAGCTTCGTCCAGAGCAGCGTAACGCACATCAACCTGGGTGGAGGTTTTTTCCTGGTATTCCACTTCAGCCTCAGCCAATGCAGACCCCCCAACCACACTCCAATAAACAGGCTTATAACCTTTCACCAGATGACCGTTGTCGGCTATTTTACCCAGGGCCCGGATAATGTCGGCTTCGGTCTGGAAGTCCATGGTCAGGTAAGGTTTATCCCAACTACCCAGGATGCCCATGCGTTTGAAATCTTCACGCTGACCATTGACCTGCTTGCCGGCGTAATCCCGGCACTTGGCACGAAAGGTTTTAAAATCAACCTTATCACCCGCCTTGCCCAACATGCCTTCCACTTTATGTTCAATCGGCAGGCCGTGGCAGTCCCAGCCTGGCACGTAGGGAGCGTCAAAACCGCTCAGGGTTTTGGACTTGATGATCATGTCCTTAATGATTTTATTGACCGCGTGACCGATATGAATATCGCCATTGGCATAAGGAGGGCCATCATGCAGAATAAACTTGTCACGACCTTCGGACACCTTGCGAATCTCTTCGTAAAGCGCTTCGTCGTACCAGCGCTTGAGCATTTCGGGCTCACGCTTGGCCAGATTTCCACGCATTGGAAAATCAGTCTCCGGCAAGTTCAATGTATGCTTATAGTCGGTCATAGTTGGATCTCATCATCACACGTCTTGTGGGCCAGACACACAGGCCCAAAGCTCGTCATCCCAAACTGTTTAAGAAACCCGCCCGGAAGTTCCAAACGACGTTTCTTAGCAATCTTCTCGCAAGCTGTTTTATCCAAGTATTCGTGAAACAGCTTTTTTGAATCTGGCTCATTGATGAAAGAAGCTTCTGGCCGCTTTCACATCATCAGTAATCGCTGCCTTGAGAGCATCCAGCGATTCAAACTTTTTCTCACTGCGGATCTTCTTGATAAATTCAACCCGCAGGGTGTGGCCATACAGGTCACCCTGATAGTCCAGAAGGTGCACTTCCAGCATGGCACGGGCAGCATTTACGGTTGGCCTGACACCCAGATTCGCCACCGCATCATAGCTTCGGCCATCGAACCATGCCCTGACTGCAAACACCCCCTGTATGGGCAGTGTCCGCCTGCAGACACGTATGTTCGCAGTAGGAAAGCCCAACTGTCTGCCCAACTGCTGGCCTTCAGTAATACGCCCCATCATGGTGAAGGGACGTCCTAACAATTTTTCTGCCTCATCCAGACTCGCACCAGCCAACAGCTCACGAATCCGGGTACTGCTGATACGGTCCATATCCATAGATACAGTTCGGGTGTCGCACACCTCGAACCCGAATTGATCGCCCATCCTTCTCAAGTGCGCAAAATTTCCCTGCCGCTTCAATCCGTAACGGAAATCATCTCCCACTATCAGATAGCGTATATCCAGCCCATCCACCAGCACCTTCATAACAAAATCATCCGGTGTCAGGTTTTGCAGTTTCTGATTGAAGGGCAGGCACAGTACCTGATCAACGCCGGCTTCTTCCAGAAGTGTCAGTTTCTCTCTCAGGTTGGTCAGTCTTGCCGGTGCCTGATCTCCCTGAAAATATTCCCGGGGCTGAGGTTCAAAAGTGATCACACAAACTCTGACATCCAACTCGAAAGCTTGCTGCCGCAATGCCTCCAGGATAGTCCGGTGTCCAAGATGAACACCATCAAAATTACCAATAGTCGCAACACAGGCGCGATGCTCCGGTCTGATATTGTGCATTCCGCGAATCAACTGCATTAGGCGGTCTATTCTCTGTTAAGCTGGCAAAGGCAGGGATTATATCTCAGGAGCGTTTTGTACTTAAGAGCCATGTTCATCAAATCACCGCTCTTTTTTCCCGGGCTGAATCTTTCGCCCGGAAAAGGACTGAAAGGAAGCCTGACAGACAGTAAAAAACTTCCCGCCAGACATTGCTCATTAATGCCTGAAGTGAACAGGGCGCAAACCCGCAACCAGGAGTACCGCTGAGTAAACAGCAAGCCCGGCAGCAACCACTTTCGCCATTTCAAACACTCTCTGCCAAAGCGTTGCATCCAGCCACCAGGCAGTATCACCCGCCATCCAGAGCAGTAGCAGCGCCATTGCGAGATTGGCAAAGATAAGACGCCCCCAGAACAACCACCACCCCAATTCAGGAGTGAATACACCGGAACGCTTTAACCCCCAAAACAATAATCCGGCATTCAGAAAAGCAGACAGTGTAGTAGCCAGAGCCAGACCCGCATGTTTAAGCCAGAAAACCAACATCAAATTAAAAGCCATATTGGCCACCATCGCAATGATGGCAATCTTGACCGGAGTCTTGGTGTCCTGACGGGCAAAGTAGCCAGGTGCAAGCACCTTGATCAGCATAAAAGCAATCAAACCCAGAGAATAAGCCCGAAGACTCATACCCGCCATAATCACGTCCCGGTTCTGCATCTCACCGTAGTCGAACAATGTTGCCAACAGAGGCTCTGACAGTATTAGCAGAGCAATGCCCGCCGGAACGCCAATCAACAGGACAAGACGAATTGCCCAGTCAAGGGTTTTGGAAAACTGTTCTCCGTCGTCATCAGCATGCTTGCGAGAAAGGCTTGGAAGAATCACTGTGGCAATGGCAATACCGAAAACACCCAGCGGCAGTTCAGACAGACGGTCTGAGTAATAAAGCCATGAGACACTCCCGGTTTCCAGAAAAGACGCCAGCACCGTATCCAGCAGCAAGTTGACCTGACTGACGGAAACCCCGAACAACGCCGGAATCATCAGTTTCATGATTCGCCTCACCCCCTCATGCTTATGCCCCCACCTGGGGGCTGGCAGCAGGCGAATCTGCAATAAAAAAGGAATTTGCAGTAACAACTGTGACACGCCGGCAATCACCACACCCCAGGCCAGGGCCATGACAGGCTCATCAAACCATTGCGACAACAATACAGTAGAGCCAATCATACTGAGATTCAGCAGAACCGGGGTAAACGCAGGTACCGCAAACCGGTTGTAACTATTCAGTATGGAGCCCGCCAGAGCCGTCAGCGAGATCAACAAAAGATAGGGAAAGGTAATCCTCAACATCTCCTCAGCCAACAACAGTTTTTCAGGGTAATCCATAAAACCAGGAGCAAACAGGCGGATTAACAGGGGAGAAGCCAACATGCATACCAGAGTCACCAGCAGCAGCAAAACTGCCAGAGTGCCACTGACCCTACTGATCAGATAGCGCACTTCATCAAAGCTGCGTTTAGTACGATACTCTGACAGCACCGGCACAAATGCCTGGGAAAAAGCGCCCTCGGCAAACAGTCGACGGAGAAAATTTGGAATCTTGAAGGCAACAAAGAACGCATCTGCTGACGATGTAGAACCAAAGTACCCAGCAATAACCACATCTCTGGCCAACCCCAAAATCCTGGAAAGCATGGTCATTATGCCCACGACCAGGCTCGACCTCAGCAAACTGGGTGATTTATCCTCGGCTCCACTCTTCTGAGGACTCTCTGATAAGTTTTCTGTGGACATTCGGGGCGCTCAAACGATCAAAAACCGATAATAGTACTGAGTTGTCAAAGTTATTAACAGCCTCACAATTCGGGTTTGCGCGCTATAGCGCCAGTAAGCCTTATTGACAACCCTTGCCCAAATAGGCATGATTCCGCGACTTGACTGTATGGGTATGGCACTGGTGAGACCCTTGCCCGGGGGATTCATTTGTGACGCGGCAAACACCATACTCCCAACAGGGTGCCCGAAGCAGCCCTGTTTAAAAACAGTGCAAATGGTTAATCAAGATTCTTAGGAGCACCACAAATGGCTAACTCTCCATCCGCCAAGAAGCGCGCCCGTCAGGCTGAGAAGCGTCGTACTCACAATGCTTCCCTGCGCTCCATGGTTCGCACTTCCATCAAAAAAGTAGTTCGCGCCATCGAAGCCAAAGACGTTGAGCTGGCTAAAACTGAATACACTGCGGCTGTTCCAGTGATCGACCGCATGGCCGACAAAGGCATCATCCACAAAAACAAGGCTGCACGTCACAAGAGCCGCCTGAATGCACAGATCAAAGCTCTGTCTGCATAATTGCCAGCCCTTGCATAGCAAGGGCATAACAAAAAGGCCGGTTTTCACCGGCTTTTTTTATGCCTTTACAAATTGAAACTTAAAATTCACAACTATACTTCCGCATTATTTCTTCCTACCCCCTCTCAACGAGGACCTTAACCATGCGGCATTTTTATTCGTTAATCTTACTCGCTTTCACCTGTCTGACAGTAACGATCTCTTACGCGACGCTAACCCCGCCTCCGGAAATTACTCTAGTGTTCTGTGCCCCCAAAGGCACAACGACCGAAACAATTACCGAAATGGGGATAGCCAAATTTGACTACAAAATAAATCCCGTCGAGGCTGCCGCACTGGTGCAAGAGACAATATCTGACCACCCTTTGTATCCCAAGGTCGTTTGCACCGGGGAAATCTCAAAGATCATGGAGAAACTCAAAATTGGCAGCCAGCCTGCTGCAAACAACAACGATCTTGAAGCCATACGGAAGATCGCAGACGCCGTTGCGAAGACTGAAAAGTCGTCCAAAACATTCCACAAAGGGGAAAATGAGTTTTATTACCGCGCCATCTCCCTGGAGAATTCAAAAGAGATCTTTATGGAACCCGGAAAGACTCAGGCCCTCTACCAAAAAGATTCCGCCATGCCCAACGCTGGAATCAGTGATTATATGAACAGAAATAGCGGCACACTTCTCCTGCTTCCACCTCTGGTATTCGCCGCAACTGGTGCTTCTGAATACACCATTTACTACATCCTGGCACTCGGCCTGGGAATTTCGTTCCAGCAAACAGGCATCTGGAATTCACTCACCATTCTGGCGCTGAATACCGCCGGCATAGCCGCCCAGGCAGGTCTGCTCTTTCAACAAAACAAAGGTGTCGAGTTTCAAGATGAGTGGGACACCAATGGTTATTCCGCAGAGGCAGTAAAAGAAGAGTATGAGAAGTTACGTGCTTCGGAGGCAGATTATAACACGGTGGCAACAACCTCTTGGACCATTCTGACCCAGCAGGTTGCAGCCACTGCATTTACATTCAGCTCTATCAAATTGGCAGCGGCCAAATATCTGGGCATGGGCACTGTACAGGCACTGGGCGTTTCATTTGGTCAGGCAGCGTTTAACATTATCTTCGAAAGCATAACAGGCTACCCCCTGGAAGATTGTATCCCTATTTTCAAATACGATAAAAATTACAGCGCTATCAGCGCCAGAAACTGGCCTTACTACGGCAAGAAATTTGTCGCCACCAACTTTTTCATGATTCACTGGGCTGCCAGACAATCAGGATTGATTGCTCAAAAAACTGCCTGGCTTGGTGGGCACCTGGGAAAAGCAGCATCCTTTTTGTGGAAAAAGAAACAGGATTAGCAGTACGTAAACGGGTGTCCATGAAACCGGGATCAGATCATAAAAACGACTGTTTCAATGAGTTCCGATCTGATCCCATACCCGACTCAATGCCCGGCAAGCACCATATTATCTCGATGCAAAAGCTCGGGCTCACCTGAGTAGCCTAGCAACTCACCAATCTGGTGACTGGGTTTGCCGACAATCTTCCGGGCATCATCGGCCCCATAATTGATCAAGCCTCGGGCCACTTCCTGACCCGACTCATCAACGCAGGCCACCATCTCTCCCCGAAGGAAATGACCTTCTACCGCCTTTACCCCCACGGCAAGAAGACTTTTCCCCTGATTTTTAAGCACATTAACGGCACCCGCATCCAGAACCAGCTTTCCTGAAGTCTGCATGTGCCCCTGCAACCACTGCTTGCGAGCAGCCAATCGCTCATGATCCGGAGTGAGCAAGGTCCCTAAAGCGTCCTGTTCAAAAAGGCGACGGATGACACTCTCAATCTTGCCGCCCACAATAACCGTTGCCGCTCCAGAGGCCGCAGCCTGACGAGCCGCCCGAAGCTTGGTTTGCATACCACCGCGACCCAGACGACCACTGCCGCCACCTGCCATAACATCCAGGGACGAATCAAAAGCCCTGGCCTCACTCACCAGTCTCGCACCGACGTCTTTACGAGGATCAGCAGTATACAAACCCTCCTGATCCGTCAGAATCACCAGAACATCGGCCTCCACCAGGTTGGCCACCAGAGCACCGAGAGTATCGTTATCACCAAAACGAATCTCATCAGTCACAACGGTATCGTTCTCATTAACGACGGGAACCACACCCATATCAAGCAGTGTTCTCAAGGCGCTACGAGCATTCAAATAGCGTTGACGATTGCTGTGGTCTGCATGGGTCAGTAACACCTGAGCCGGCTGAATATCATGCCTCTGAAAGCTGCTCTCCCAGGTTTGAACGAGTCGTGTTTGGCCCACGGCAGCCGCAGCCTGAAGCTCATTCAGAGCGGTCGGTCGCTCCTTTTGCCCAAGCTTTTCCATGCCGGCCGCCACCGCTCCGGAAGACACCAGAACCAGCTCAACACCTTGCTTACGCAGTTCGCACAACTGATCGACCCAGCCATCTATCTGGTCAATAGCCAGACCACGCCCTTCATCCGTTAACAGGGCGCTGCCTATTTTGACCACCCAGCGTCGGGCTGTTTTCAGCCTGCTACGCTCACTCATGTTGCCCTCCTGCATTCTCTCCTGAACCTGAGAAGGCTGTCACAACAGTGCAGTGCTTCGCTGATACTGAGTTATAAAGTGACTCAGCTTTGCTCGCTACTTTTGCCACAGCCTCTATGGTGCGTAGAAGACTTCAACATCATCATCGTCGTCATGATCATCATCGTCCCGAGCCGCTTTTTCAGCTTTTCTTGCCAGACGCTGCTGCCTTCTCTCTTCTGCCAGCTCACGCATACGCCCCCGGGCTTCTTGCTCCAGCTTCTGACGGGCCTCTGCTTCCTGAGCAGCCAGTTCAGCATCTTCGCTCTCCTGAAGATTTCGCTCTTCAATGAAAGACATCAGATCCTGGGCCAACTTTTCTGTACCCCGGGAAGAGATTGCGGAAATCTTGTAAACAGGACCTTCCCAGCCCAGCTCTGCAATTACCCGATCACAGATCGCCTGCTGCTGATCTTCGGGCAACAGATCCAGCTTGTTCAGCACCAGCCAGCGCTCACGTTCAGCCAGAGCCGGACTGAAACTTTTCAACTCATCCACAATGGCATTTGCTACGTGCACCGGATCGCTCTCGTCGAACGGAGCCACATCGACCAGATGCAGGAGTACACGACAACGTGAAAGATGCTTAAGGAATCGAATTCCCAAACCCGCGCCATCAGCTGCGCCCTCAATCAGACCGGGAATATCAGCGATAACAAAACTGCGATGCTTCTCCACACTCACCACGCCGAGATTAGGAACCAGCGTGGTAAAGGGATAGTCTGCCACTTTCGGCCTGGCATGAGAGACTGAGCGAATAAAGGTAGACTTACCCGCATTGGGCATACCCAGAAGACCCACGTCAGCGATAACCTTAAGCTCCAGTCTGAGCGAACGCTCTTCACCCGGAGAACCCTTGGTTGTCTGCCTCGGAGCACGGTTGATGCTGGATTTAAAGCGGGTGTTACCCAGACCATGCCAGCCACCCTGGGCAACCAGTAATTTCTGCCCCTCGTGCGTCAGATCACCAATCACTTCCTCTGTATCATCATCCACTACTGTTGTACCCACAGGCACAGGCAATTCCAGATCCTGACCCTTGGCACCGGAGCAATTACGACCACGACCCGACTCACCACTTTCTGCCTGATAGCTGCGCTGATAGCGATAATCCACCAGCGTGTTCAGGTCGTTCCCGGCAACCACATAGATGCTGCCACCGTCACCACCATCGCCACCGTCTGGCCCCCCTTTGGCAACATACTTTTCACGCCTGAAACTCAGGCAGCCATTGCCACCTTTGCCAGCCTGAACTTTGATGGTGGCTTCATCGACAAACTTCAT
This window harbors:
- a CDS encoding peptidylprolyl isomerase, producing MSDVVVGPGRQVTLHFALKLEDGQVVDSNFDGQPATFVVGDGNLPQGFEQVIYGLSEGDQGSFRIPPVGAFGMPNPENVREFSRDTFSDDMELQEGLVVSFADAANSELAGVITGLTESHVEVDFNHPLAGKELLFEVNVLNITQATHTPETHTPDKSAEA
- the ribF gene encoding bifunctional riboflavin kinase/FAD synthetase encodes the protein MQLIRGMHNIRPEHRACVATIGNFDGVHLGHRTILEALRQQAFELDVRVCVITFEPQPREYFQGDQAPARLTNLREKLTLLEEAGVDQVLCLPFNQKLQNLTPDDFVMKVLVDGLDIRYLIVGDDFRYGLKRQGNFAHLRRMGDQFGFEVCDTRTVSMDMDRISSTRIRELLAGASLDEAEKLLGRPFTMMGRITEGQQLGRQLGFPTANIRVCRRTLPIQGVFAVRAWFDGRSYDAVANLGVRPTVNAARAMLEVHLLDYQGDLYGHTLRVEFIKKIRSEKKFESLDALKAAITDDVKAARSFFHQ
- the ispH gene encoding 4-hydroxy-3-methylbut-2-enyl diphosphate reductase, encoding MKIRLANPRGFCAGVDRAIDIVNRALDVFEPPIYVRHEVVHNKFVVENLKQRGAIFVEELHQIPDDSIVIFSAHGVSKAVEAEAARRGLKVFDASCPLVKKVHMEVVRYSRDSMECILIGHDGHPEVEGTMGQYDDSKGGKMYLVETEDDVWKLTVKDPKHLAYVTQTTLSMDDTARVIDALRVKFPEINGPRKDDICYATQNRQDAVKALASECDAVFVVGSVNSSNSNRLRELAERTGASAYLVDGAHDIQPEWLEGKESLGITAGASAPEVLVKGVINRLIELGAEEPEELEGEQENIVFSMPKELRIVEV
- the rpsT gene encoding 30S ribosomal protein S20, which codes for MANSPSAKKRARQAEKRRTHNASLRSMVRTSIKKVVRAIEAKDVELAKTEYTAAVPVIDRMADKGIIHKNKAARHKSRLNAQIKALSA
- the ileS gene encoding isoleucine--tRNA ligase; translated protein: MTDYKHTLNLPETDFPMRGNLAKREPEMLKRWYDEALYEEIRKVSEGRDKFILHDGPPYANGDIHIGHAVNKIIKDMIIKSKTLSGFDAPYVPGWDCHGLPIEHKVEGMLGKAGDKVDFKTFRAKCRDYAGKQVNGQREDFKRMGILGSWDKPYLTMDFQTEADIIRALGKIADNGHLVKGYKPVYWSVVGGSALAEAEVEYQEKTSTQVDVRYAALDEADLLSAFDFDSDGKGNEQGEGEVAVVIWTTTPWTLPSSQAVTLGAELSYALIQCQVNGQPARLILGEQLVESAMQRYGIEDYTIIARTLGARLEGKKVAHPFYHREIPLILGDHVTTDAGTGCVHTAPDHGVDDFNVGKKYGIGTLNYLDDAGIYRSHVERFAGEHVYKIDPTIVATLEANSRLLAQAKMVHSYPHCWRTKTPLIFRATPQWFISMEKEGLLSKAMKSLDDVRFTPDWGRNRMESMLGQSPDWCISRQRTWGVPIALFIHKETEELHPDTSALIEKVALKVEQEGMDAWFDLEPADLLSAEDAEHYVKVTDTLDVWFDSGVTHYSVLDRREGLQSPADIYVEGSDQHRGWFQSSLKTGIAAKGVPPYKQLLTHGFTVDANGRKMSKSLGNVIAPQKVFKSLGADILRLWVSATDYTAEMTVSDEILKRTADSYRRIRNTARFLLSNLNGFNPETDSVAWDDMLSLDRWAVDRAVGLQKEVIDAYDSYNFLNVYQKVHNFCSLDLGGFYLDIIKDRQYTTRSDSLARRSCQTAMFHIVEAFARWIAPITSFTADEIWQSIPGSRSKSVLLETWYEDLKSLEGDELGADYWNSVMTVKHAVNKALEDARKESVIGGGLEAEVTLFANDSLLETLGKLGDELRFVLITSKAELKPLPEAVKAVDTEVEGLKVAVRKSEHEKCERCWHRREDVGTIEAHTTLCGRCVENVDGEGEVRRFA
- the lspA gene encoding signal peptidase II, translating into MRKKSWGMLHWLWISGVVLILDQVVKHRIVDSLYLYEQVPVIPSFFSLTLAYNTGAAFSFLSDQSGWQRWLFVGVASVVSLMLVSWLARMKKEERWQACSMALILGGALGNLYDRVMNGYVVDFLLVYYDGWYFPSFNLADMAISSGAAMLVLDIFRPQHNSRS
- the murJ gene encoding murein biosynthesis integral membrane protein MurJ, with protein sequence MSTENLSESPQKSGAEDKSPSLLRSSLVVGIMTMLSRILGLARDVVIAGYFGSTSSADAFFVAFKIPNFLRRLFAEGAFSQAFVPVLSEYRTKRSFDEVRYLISRVSGTLAVLLLLVTLVCMLASPLLIRLFAPGFMDYPEKLLLAEEMLRITFPYLLLISLTALAGSILNSYNRFAVPAFTPVLLNLSMIGSTVLLSQWFDEPVMALAWGVVIAGVSQLLLQIPFLLQIRLLPAPRWGHKHEGVRRIMKLMIPALFGVSVSQVNLLLDTVLASFLETGSVSWLYYSDRLSELPLGVFGIAIATVILPSLSRKHADDDGEQFSKTLDWAIRLVLLIGVPAGIALLILSEPLLATLFDYGEMQNRDVIMAGMSLRAYSLGLIAFMLIKVLAPGYFARQDTKTPVKIAIIAMVANMAFNLMLVFWLKHAGLALATTLSAFLNAGLLFWGLKRSGVFTPELGWWLFWGRLIFANLAMALLLLWMAGDTAWWLDATLWQRVFEMAKVVAAGLAVYSAVLLVAGLRPVHFRH
- the proB gene encoding glutamate 5-kinase, translated to MSERSRLKTARRWVVKIGSALLTDEGRGLAIDQIDGWVDQLCELRKQGVELVLVSSGAVAAGMEKLGQKERPTALNELQAAAAVGQTRLVQTWESSFQRHDIQPAQVLLTHADHSNRQRYLNARSALRTLLDMGVVPVVNENDTVVTDEIRFGDNDTLGALVANLVEADVLVILTDQEGLYTADPRKDVGARLVSEARAFDSSLDVMAGGGSGRLGRGGMQTKLRAARQAAASGAATVIVGGKIESVIRRLFEQDALGTLLTPDHERLAARKQWLQGHMQTSGKLVLDAGAVNVLKNQGKSLLAVGVKAVEGHFLRGEMVACVDESGQEVARGLINYGADDARKIVGKPSHQIGELLGYSGEPELLHRDNMVLAGH